Proteins from a genomic interval of Anolis sagrei isolate rAnoSag1 chromosome 1, rAnoSag1.mat, whole genome shotgun sequence:
- the HEY2 gene encoding hairy/enhancer-of-split related with YRPW motif protein 2 — MKRPCEDTTSDSDMDETIDVGSENNYSGHSASSVIRSNSPTTTSQIMARKKRRGIIEKRRRDRINNSLSELRRLVPTAFEKQGSAKLEKAEILQMTVDHLKMLQATGGKGYFDAHALAMDFISIGFRECLTEVARYLTSVEGLESSDPLRVRLVSHLSTCASQREAAAMTSSMAHHHHHLHPHHWATAFHHLPTALLQQNGLHSSDVSPCRLSTATTEMPPHGSALLTATFAHADSTLRVPSAGSVAPCVPPLSTSLLSLSATVHAAAAAAAQSFPLSFAGAFPMLPPSTAAAVAAATAISPPLSISATASPQQSSGNGNSKPYRPWGTEVGAF; from the exons ATGAAGCGGCCGTGCGAGGACACGACCTCAGACAGTGATATGGACGAGACGATAGACGTAGGCAGCGAAAATAATTACTCCGG GCACAGTGCCAGTTCTGTGATCCGATCAAATTCTCCTACAACAACATCCCAGATCATGgcgaggaaaaaaagaagaggg ATTATTGAGAAAAGGCGTCGTGATCGTATCAATAACAGCTTGTCTGAACTGAGACGACTCGTGCCAACCGCCTTTGAGAAACAA GGATCTGCCAAATTAGAAAAAGCAGAAATCCTGCAAATGACAGTGGATCACTTGAAGATGCTGCAGGCGACGGGCGGGAAAG GTTATTTTGATGCACATGCTCTTGCCATGGATTTCATTAGCATTGGTTTTCGAGAATGTTTGACTGAAGTGGCGAGGTACCTGACCTCAGTGGAAGGTCTGGAATCATCCGACCCACTCAGGGTTCGTCTCGTCTCTCATCTCAGCACCTGTGCTTCTCAGAGGGAAGCAGCTGCAATGACCTCGTCCATGgctcatcaccaccaccatttaCATCCTCATCACTGGGCCACAGCTTTCCACCATCTCCCTACAGCTCTCCTGCAGCAAAATGGACTACATTCCTCTGACGTTTCCCCTTGCAGACTTTCAACAGCGACCACGGAAATGCCTCCCCACGGCTCGGCTCTTCTCACAGCCACTTTTGCCCATGCTGATTCCACGCTCAGAGTGCCCTCTGCCGGCAGTGTTGCTCCCTGCGTCCCACCACTCTCtacctctcttctctccctctctgccaCTGTGCATGCTGCAGCTGCAGCTGCAGCTCAGAGTTTCCCTTTGTCTTTTGCAGGGGCATTCCCGATGCTCCCACCAAGCACAGCAGCAGCAGTGGCGGCAGCAACAGCAATTAGTCCACCATTGTCTATATCAGCAACTGCAAGCCCTCAGCAGTCCAGCGGTAACGGGAACAGTAAGCCCTACCGACCATGGGGGACTGAGGTTGGAGCGTTCTGA